The genomic segment CCCCACCCACTCCTCCCCAAAACCTGCTGCAGACGGCCTGTTTCCGGGAGGAGCGAGACGTCCTGGTGAAGGGGGACAGCCGTTGGGTGACTGCCCTGCACTATGCCTTCCAGGATGAGGAGTACCTGGTAAGGATACTCGGCAGGGTCACCTGGGAGCAGAGGAGACAGAGGAGGCCCTCAGGGGCCAGGGACACTGGGTccaaggaaagagaaagagagacctTCCTACTGGGGCCATTTCCACTTCCCACCAGCTCCTGGGCCTGAGACTCCAGCCCTCTCAGAGGCCGCGGGGTAGGCAGGAGGGCTTGGGCCCAGGGAAGGTACCCCTCCCCAACACTGATTctcacctcccccaccccaccaccactcAGTACCTGGTGATGGACTACTATGCCGGAGGGGACCTCCTCACACTGCTGAGCCGCTTCGAGGACCGCCTTCCGTCTGAGCTGGCCCAGTTCTACCTGGCTGAGATGGTGCTGGCCATCCACTCACTGCACCAGCTCGGCTACGTCCACAGGTGGGGCCCTGAAGCCCCCGCTGCCCTGCCAGCTCTGTGGGGGGCTAACATCTGCCGACCATGCACCCAGCACCTGGCATTCCTCACTGATTCCTTTTAATCTTCATTCCAAAAGCATGTGCAATGAGGGCTGCttctgtccccattttacaggtgggaaaATTGTGGTTCAGCACCTGGCCCGAGAGGCTCAGGTGGTAGGTGGCTATGCTGTGGTTTACACTGGGGACATTTGACCCCTGCATCCCTCACATCACTCTGCTGCCTCCAAAGGTCCACCTTATGGGTCCCTTTCCCCAACCTGGCCACTTTCTTCCTCCTTGGGAGCCAGGAAGCCTGGCCAGCAGCCTTCTCTCCCTCCCGCATGCGTGTACCTTGCTCACATGTATGCTTGGGCATATACTGAACACACCTCCACACACACCGGTCAAGTCCTCACCATCCCTGTCCTCCTCAGGGATGTCAAGCCAGACAATGTCCTGCTGGACATGAACGGGCACATCCGCCTGGCCGACTTTGGCTCTTGCCTGCGTCTCAACAACAGCGGCATGGTGAGGACCCTGCCCCCAAGTGGGAGCTCCCTGGGGAAGGGAGGTACAGTGAGGGCCTCAGGCTCCCAGAGGAACAAAGAGCTAGGcccaggccccaggtgaggggcaCCAGGCCAGCTGAGCCCTAAGGGAGTGAAATACCAGGCCCAGGGCCATGGTGAGGGCCCAGCCTGAGGCCATCTTCACGGCGTCGTCAACACCACCACCCACAGGTGGACTCCTCGGTGGCTGTAGGGACACCAGACTACATCTCCCCTGAGATCCTGCAGGCCATGGAGGAGGGCAAGGGCCATTATGGCCCGCAGTGTGACTGGTGGTCTCTGGGAGTCTGCGCCTATGAGCTGCTCTTTGGGGAGACGCCCTTCTACGCTGAGTCCCTGGTGGAAACTTACGGCAAGATCATGAACCATGAGGTTTGGCCGCCAGGATCTGGGGTTCTGGGGAGGGCGGCGGGATGGGCTCCCCAAGTCCATATGGTTGGAGACGCCTGCCGGGGAAGGTGGGATCCTGGACCCATGCACCCTTCTCTGGCTTGGCCTGCAGGATCACCTGCAGTTCCCCCCAGATGTGCCTGACGTGCCAGCCAGTGCCCAAGACCTGATCCGCCAGCTGCTGTGCCGCCAGGAGGAACGTTTGGGACGTGGTGGGCTGGATGACTTCCGCAACCACCCCTTCTTTGAAGGTGTGGACTGGGAGCGGCTGGCAACCAGCACGGCCCCCTACATTCCTGAGCTCCGTGGGCCTGTGGACACCTCCAACTTCGACGTGGATGACGACACCCTCAACCACCCAGTGAGTGGCTGGTCCCACTGCAGGGGAGCTGCTTTGACCCTCGCCGGCCCAGGAACCGCCCAGAAGTTCCCCAGAGTAGTTGCCGGGCTGGGGAGGAGGCCTATGGACCCCAGGGGCTTGAGGGAGTCATGGCTTACCTGGGGTTAGGCTGCACTGAGGTAGGTTGTGCCAAGTGAAGGTCGTTTGACCCCAAATGTCATACTATCAGCCAGAATTCATGGAAGGAAGAGAACTCCCAGCAGCCCCTGGGAGGCCACAACTTCAAGGACTCCAGGGAGCTGTGATCTGTTTGCCCTCCCCCCCGACCCCATGTTAGTTTCCACTAGCTGTGCCCCTGAGCACGGTGAGGAGGTCTTGCCCACTGCCAGGGGGCCTCCCAGTTCTCGAGCCTCAGTCTGGAGCTGTCTGCTGACTCTGACTCTCCTGTGCCTCCTGCAGGGCACCCTGCCACCACCCTCCCATGGGGCTTTCTCAGGTCACCACCTGCCATTTGTGGGCTTCACCTATACCTCGACCAGGTGAGTCCAGCCCTCACTCTCTGGGGTCTTGAGTCCCACCTAGTAGGAAGCTGGAGCTGCCTAGCCTGGCAGATGCTGGGAGTGAAGCCCGTCAAGACCCTGGGAAAGGGGACTGAGTGGCCCACCCATGCCTACATGGTCCAGCAGCTCAGGAAGTAAGCCCTCAGAAGGACAACCCCGATGTCCTCAGGGCCCTCTAGGCCCCAGCCCAGCATTTGGCCCTCACTGCACCTCACAGCAGGCGGGAATGTCCTGGTTTTGGAGCTAGAGGCCTAGAATTAGAAGGGCCCCTACCACTCCCCAAGCCTCATTTGTGCCTCTGTGAAATGAGCAGGATTCTCTCTGCCTGATCTTACCCGCAGGATTGGCCTGAGATCCTGGGTGAGGGCTGCTCCCAGGGTGATTTGCCTCATCGAGGTCCTGGGCGAGGGGTGCTCCCAGGGTGATCTGCCTCATCGAGGTCCTGGGCGAGGGGTGCTCCCAGGATGATCTGCACTAATGGAGTGTTTACTGTGGGCCCCAACCACTGAGTCCCCTTGACAGCCTCAGAAGAGGCCCTGGTGTTGCTGCTATATTGttctctgaggaaactgaggttcagataCATTAGGTGACTGAGGTCACGCAGGGCCGGGGCTGGGACTTGAACCTAGGCCTGGGGGACCTTGTAGCCACTGCCCTGAGATGCCACATGCATCAGCCTGGGCATCTCCTGAGGGGCCTCCCGGTCCCTTGCCCTCCCCTGTGGGCTCTGGACTGATTTGTCTCTTGTCCCAGCATAGAGCTGGGCTGGTCTCGGAACTGGTGCGCAGTGGGTGTTTCTTGGtgggatgaatgaatggatatagGAGGAAGATTTAGAGAGTGGGTTTTTGCTAATTTACATGACCTCTGATCTCCCCCGGCCCTAGTCCTGGTCCTGAGGGCGGCTCCGAGCAGCTGGCTGCCCTGGAGCGGAAGATCATGTGtctggaggaagagaaggcagagctGAGCCGGAAGCTGTATGGTACGGTGGGGAGCCAGTCAGGCAAGGTTGGGCAGGGCAAAGTGGGTCTGACGGAGGGCCGCTGCTGCAGGGCTAGCTGCTCACCTGTGGTGCCTTCTCCCTGGCCAGAGGTCCGGCTGAGCCCCTCAGATCGTCAGGACCTGGAGCAGCTACGAAAAGAAGTGCAGACCCTACGGGAGAGGCTGTCAGGTACCTCCCACCACCTGCCTCCGTCCTCCCCCAGCACACGCTGAGTCAGACCTGGGTTCTAGTCCAGCCCCTGCTCCATGCATGCTGTGCGGTCTCGAGGAAGTATCTGAAGCTTTCTGAGCCTGCATGTGAACGGTGGCCAGGAGACTCACCTCCTAGGCTGGGACAACGTTTCCATGAGATGCTACCTGTAGAGTGCCGGCTGAGGCTGGGCAGTCCATACATGTGGTCTTAGTGACTGTTTCTGGCAGAGACACTGAAGGAGAGGGATGGCAAAGCCCCCTTGTCCCAGATGGATAGGCCCCCTGCTGACAGCCCAGGCCAGGCCAGTGACCTACGTCAGGAGAGAGACCAGCTCCGCCAGGTGAGGGCTGGTAGATGAGTGACCAGGCTTTGTGCTGAAGAGGTCTGTGCACTGACCCAGGCCTTGTACTCCCCACCCCTGACTCCCAGGAGctggctgaggctcagagagggcttCGGGCACTGGAGCAGGAGCTGTGCCGAGCccagcagcagcaggaggagCTGTTCCAGAGGCTGCAGGAGGCCCAGGAGAGAGAGGTGGCCACGGCCAGCCAGACCCAGGCCCTGAGCTCCCAGCTGGAGGAAGCCTGGGATGCCCGGAGAGAGGTGGGTGCTGGGTGAGGTGGGCAGGGGGAGCAGGAGGGCCCTGCCTCTCGACCTCCATTGTGTCTGAAGGAAGCTGGGAAGCTCCATGGGGAGTGCTGGGAACACAGTGTGCCTTTGTACCCCCACTGTGGCTGGCCGAGGCCTGAGTGAGGGGAAAGACTGGTCAGCTGCCTCCTCACTCCCACCCTGGCTGGCAGAGCCTGAGAGTCTGTTGCAAGCGGGGGAGATGGGCCAGGGTAGGCACCATCTGCATTGCCTGCCTCTGTATCCCATCACAGCTGGAGGCCCAGGTGGCCAGCCTGAGCCAGGAGGTGACTCAGCTGCAGAGACAGTGGGAGCGGAGCCTTGAGAAGGAGTCGACCTCAGTCAAGGTAGTGAGGCCCAGCCCCCTCGCCAAGAGGCGTGACCCTCAGGCTGACCCCACTCAGGGTCTGCAGATCCTGATCCCTCTCCATGTTCTCAAGACTGTCCACACAGCCTCTGAGACCAATGGCACGGGACCACCCGGGGGTGGGCTGCAGGAGGCCCAGCTTCAGAAGGAGGTGGCTGCCCTACGTGTGCAGCTGGACCAGGCCCGCAGTCAGGGGTGAGCCGGGTGGCCAGGGAGGGTGGGCTGGGGTCGGGGGTGGGCAAGCCAGGGCCGTGGCCTGGAGCTAGCTCACCCCCTTGGCCCTTGCCTCCCCAGGCCGAGTGGGAAGGAGGAGGTCCTGTGCCGGCTGCAGGAGGAGAACCAGCGGCTGAGCCGGGAGCAAGAGCGGGTGAGCAGGGGTGGACACAGAGCAGCATGGATAGACACACCATGGCACAGAGGTGGGGAGCCAGCCGGGTGGGTGGTCAGAGCTGCCAGGGTCCTGGGGCAGGATGGCTTCCTGCCATGGCTCACAGCTGGTGTGCAAGCTGCAGCGGGTGAGCCAGGGTGGACGGCGCAAGGCCCAGGGGTGCTGGGAGGACAGATGGCAGACGGGGCTGCCAGCCCCTGGGGGCTGACCCCCACCTTCCCACCCTGCCCACAGCTGGCGGAAGAGCTGGAGCAGGAGCAGCAGAGTAAGCAGCGGCTGGAGGGGGAGCGGCGGGAGACAGAGAGCAACTGGGAGGCCCAGATCGCCGACATCCTCAGCTGGTGGGCACCCGCTgggctgggcctgggcctgggtgGGGCTGAGGGCCTGGACCGTGACCCTGAGCCCTTTCCCAACCAGGGTGAATGATGAGAAGGTCTCAAGGGGGTACCTGCAGGCCCTAGCCACCAAGATGGCAGAGGAGCTGGAGTCCTTGCGGAATGTGGGCACCCAGACGCTCCCTGCCCGGCCACTGGTAAGCCCAGAAACACCCTGGGGGTGCAGGAATCTCATCAGGCAGGTGGGGGGCAGACACTGAACTCACAAGCTCACAGCGGGTGAGTGGCCCAGCTGCAGCCTTAAGCCCGGCCAGGTAGCGTGGGGAGCAGCATGCGCTGGCAAGAGGGTACCTCTGAGGCAGCCGGGCCCAGAAGGCATCTTAAATGGGTCCCCTGTGGCCACCAGGACCACCAGTGGAAGGCACGGCGGCTGCAGAAAATGGAGGCCTCGGCCCGGCTGGAGCTGCAGTCGGCACtggaggccgagatccgggccaAGCAGGGCCTGCAGGAGCGGCTGACGCAGGTGCAGGAAGCCCAGTTGCGGGCCGAGAGGTGAGGCCGGGCAGGCACAGCACAGGCTGGGTGCCAGGGAGAGGCCTGTGGTGAGCCTGCTGTGTCCTTCCCCAGCCGTCTGCAGGAGGCTGAGAAGCAGAACCAGGGCCTGCAGCAGGAGCTGGCTGCACTGCAGGAGGAGCTGCAAGCTCGCGGGCCAGGGGGTGAGTGGCTGTCTGCATGCCTTCCTGGGGTGAGCCCTCCCTGGTAGCCTCATAGTCACCAAGCGGGTTCCTCAGCAGCTTGCAAGGCTAAGAAACAGGAGTTTGTCCTGGACCCCGCCATCTGTCCCCAGCACTGACTGAGCACTTGCTGTGTATAGCCCCTACCACAGTCTGTGACAGCTCCCCCATTTGACCGAGGTGGAAACCAAGGCCCCATTGGCCCCTGGTTCCTGAGGAACAAGTGTTAGGGCTCGGCGAGGGACCCCACCCCCAGTGACCCTGTCCTCTGTTTCCAGACACCAAGCCACTGAACACCCTGCTTCCCTTCCTGTCCTTCTGGAGCTCAGAGGTAAGGACCAGGGAGGGCCGTGGAGGGGGGCCAGGAAGAGCAGCACCAGGCCTTGACACTGCCCCCACACTGCCCTCCGTCCCCAGAAGGACTCCGCCAAGGACTCTGGTGTCTCAGGAGAGGCTTCGAGGTCAGGGCTGGAGCCAGAGCTGAGGCCAGAGGGCCGCCGCAGCCTGCGCATGGGGGTGAGACAGGCGGAGTCCTGGAGTTGGGGGGCCAGGCCCCACCCCCTCTGCCCCACACCCTTCACCTGTTTGCTCACGCACTGCCCCCCCCACCTGCAGGCTGTGTTCTCCAGGGTACCTGCTGCCACCACAGCCCCTGCAGACAGTCCTCCTGCTAAGGTCAGTGCCCCAAGGGGCCACGTGGGCGGGCGGGCTAGACTGTTCTGCCAGGCTTCCAAGGACCTGCTTGGGTTCCTCCATGGCCTGGTCTTGGTCAGGTGGCTGCATCTACCCTCCAAGAGCCCCTTCTCCATCATGGCCACCAAAAGCAGAGTATGGCCagagtggcaatgagtttgagtACTGCTATAGATTTACTGGCCACCCGGGCCCAGCTCCCCCAACCTGTGGGCCACTCTCAGGGATGGGTGTGGGGCCTGGGGAAGCTATGGTCAGGCTTGGAGTGATGGCATGTCCCATCGTCCCCAGCCCGGCTCACATGTGCTGCGTCCCCGgaccttcccctcccccaccaagtGTCTCCACTGCACCTCGCTGATGCTAGGCCTGGGCCGCCAGGGCCTCGGGTGTGACGGTGAGAGCCCCACGCGTTCACACTCCCGCACCCTTTGGTGGGGGGAAACGTGTTAGAGGTGGGAGGCTCCCTGGGCCTGACAGCCAGGCAGCTTTTCTCACCCCTGGGTCACGGGTGCCTCCTGAGCCACCTCTCCTACTTCCTAGGTTTTTTTGTCTCCCTAGATGGGAATTGGTTCCGGTTCATCAAGGCCTCAGGGAAACCGTGGGTGGGAGTGACCAGAGGCCAAGCCATCCTTCCGGTGCTCACCATCTGCCCTCCTGTTTTCCCCACAGCCTGCAGCTACTTCTGCCACTCAATGTGTGCCCCACAGGCCCCCCTCTGCCCTGTGCCCCCTGACCTCCTCCGCACGGCCCTGGGAGTGCACCCTGAGACGGGCACTGGCACTGCCTATGAGGGCTTCCTGTCGGTGAGCTGGGGCAGGGAGACAGGGAGACGGGGAGGGGGCTGAGGGCCTGCGTGGGCCCCACCACGCCTGCCTCTCCCCAGGTGCCTCGGCCCTCGGGCGTCCGACGTGGCTGGCAGCGGGTCTTTGCTGCTGTCAGTGACTCGCGCCTACTGCTGTTTGATGCCCCTGACCCACGGCTCAGCCCGGCCAGTGGGGCCTTCCTGCAGGCACTGGATCTGAGGTGGGTGCTGGCAGTGGCGTGGGGCAAGAGACTAGTGGGTGAGGGGGATGGCCAGGGCATTGCGACCTCTGACCTGCTCCATGGACATCCCAGGGATCCCCAGTTCTCAGCCACCCCCGTCCTGGCCTCTGATGTTATCCACGCCCAATCCAGGGACCTGCCACGCATCTTTAGGGTGAGTGCCTGGTGGGCCAGCCAGGCTTCATCCCCTCCaatcccatccccactccagccACTTTTCTCCAGCCCCTTGCTGCCTCCTCAGCTTTTGTGTGGACAGCAACAATAGCCTCTATTCTGGCACCTGCATCTACCACCCACCCTGCAGCCCCAATGAGCTTTCCATATGTGAATCTGGCCATGCGCTGCCTTGTTAGGACCTTCGTGGCTCCCACTGTCCTCAGACCCCATGGGTCTGCCCCTCCTGACCTCCCCAGCCTCCCCTTGACGCCTCTGCTCCGGCCGTGCTGTGCTTCCTGAGGTTCTAAGAGTGCCCTCACCTCTTGGCCCCTACAcattctgttccctctgcctggaattgccatccccctcccagccccctggaaaccctagtggcgcagtggttaagagctacggctgctaaccaaaaggtcagcagttcgaatccaccgggcgctccttggaaactctatggggcagttctactctgtcctatagggtcgctatgagtcggaatcaactctatggcaataggtttgcttttggtttggtcccaaCCCCCTAGCCCCTTACCCACCTCGACTTACTCCTGGTCATAGCACTTGTCCCTCAGGCTCCAGCTGACAGGTCTCTTCCCTGGGAAGTCTTCCTGCACCTCTTGGTCTGGGTTAGGGTGCTCTCCCCTGTATTCCCACTATGCCTCATCCTTCCCTATCACAGCACTGACCATGGCTCTCTGAAATTGTCCGTGTGCTTGTTGGACTCCCATCTGGATTATGACCCACAGTATGACTGTGCCTAGCCCTGCACCTGGTGGAAAGAGGGAAGTGGGAGGATGGCTGGCCCTGGGCCTGGTCTCTTGCCCCTGGCCCCTCCAGCCTGGGTCCCTGCCTACAGGTGACTGCCTCTCAGCTGGCAGTGCCGCCCACCACATGCACCGTGCTGCTGCTAGCAGAGAGCGAGGGCGAGCGGGAGCGCTGGCTGCAGGTGCTGGGTGAGCTGCAGCGGCTGCTACAGGACGTACGGCCACAGCCCCGACCTGTGTACACCCTCAAGGAAGCCTACGACAACGGGCTGCCGCTGCTGCCCCACACGCTCTGCGCCGCCATCATCGGTGAGCCCATAGGGACTGTGGGGACAGTGCAGGCCCAGGCACGGTCACGAGGGCCACCATTGCTGCCTAGTCCCTGCAGCCATCAGCAGGAGCCTGTGGCCTTGCTGCCCACACTTGTGTCCTCTGCAAGCCTCCTCCGGGCATAGCTGTGTGAGGAGCCCTGGGGGGCAAGGGCCTGACTTCTCATCACTccatttctctgtgcctcagtttctccttttTCTAAAAGAGATCCTCATGTGAGTGGAAACAAACAAGGGTCCTGGTGCTCCTACTGCCAGCTGGGTGGCCACGGGCAGCTGTGTGACTGCTCCAGGCCTCCCTCCATCTCCTGAGGATCTATTAATTCCTGCAGCTGCCAGAGCAAGTTCCCACTGGGTGGCTTAAACACCAGACATTCCTCCCctcccagttctggaggctagaagtctgaaatcaaggtgtcgcaAGGGAAGACTTTAGGGGGGAGAATCTGTTCTGTGCTTTTCTTTTAGCTTCGGGTGTTGCTGGCAATGcttggtgctccttggcttgtagactccgtcactccaatctctgtctccaCCATCACGTGGTAttctccctgtgtctctgtgtcttttttcTTGTCATGAGGATACCAGTCATTGGATTAAgcacccaccctgctccagtatgacctcaaaaccaaacccattgctgtcgagtaaattccaactcacagtgaccctctaggagagagcagaactatcccatagggtttccaaggagcagctggtggattcgaactgccagccttttggttagcagctgaactcttaaccactgtgccaccagggctccagtatgcCCTCATCTTTACTCATTATgtctaacccactgccgtcaactcAGTCCAgctgatagcgaccctacaggacagagcagaactgccctatagggcttccaaggctgtaatctttaaggaagcaggctgccccatctttctccctcagagcagccggtgggatcaaaccaccaacctttcggttagcagctgagtgttttaaccagtgcaccactagggctccttctaatTATATCTGCCATAACTCTatctccaaataaggtcacattctgagatccagggaaggacatgaattttggggggacaaaaaatatatattttttattcaacTCAATagctccctgggtggtggaaacagtttgcactcgactgctaacctaaaggttgatggtttaaacccatccagtggcaccatggaagaaaggcctggcaatctgcttctgtaaagattacagtccagaaaaccctgtggagcagttctgtgtaacacatggggtctctgtcagtcggaactgactccagggAAGGGTCTGGTTTATTGAGCCCAGTACAGTGGGGCTGCCACGAAGTTCACTATACTCAGCAGGGCCTCCATTATTGACAGCTGGAAAAGAAAGGAGTGGAAGCTCTGCTCCTTGGCTTCTCCCGGCAGCTGAGGCCCTGAGCCAGCCCCTGCCCTTGGGGAGCTGGGATCTCTCCCAGCAGTCACTCAGGGTGGAGCCACAGGATAGACTGTGTGGGACCCCGGGGCCAGTCAGAGCCAGAGCGGATGAGGGCACTTGCTGAGCAGGGACAACTGTGGGTCAGGACTCTGTTGAATATAATCTATACTGCCTCAGCTCTTCCTCATAGCAGCTCTGTGACGAAAGTACCATTGACCCCATTACACAaggggaaaccaaggctcagagagggggaGTGACTTACTCCAAATTCCAAAGCTCAAGATGGTGGGCCTCTGACCTTGACCCCTGCTCCCCATTAAAGCCAGTCCAGATTCTGGGAGAGAAGGGTCCAGTGAGGCAGGGACGGTGGGATCACTGTCCCCATTTCCCCAAGAGAAACTAAGGTCCAGCAAGGAACGGTCTACCCAGGCTCCCTGCCAGTGGACAGGCCCTCTGACCTCTGACCCTCTCCCAGACCAGGAACGGCTTGCTCTGGGCACTGAGGAGGGGCTGTTTGTGATCCACCTACACACCAACGGTACCTGCCCCCCTGGGCCAGGGTGGGTGTGGGTGGGGGTCGGCCCCAGAGGACTGGGCTGCTCCTTATCCACTAGTTGGTGATGCCCTCCCTTCTGCAGACATCTTCCAGGTGGGCGAGTGTCGGCGGGTGCAGCGGCTGGCCATGAGCCCCACTGTGGGTCTCCTGGTGGTACTGTGCGGCCGCGGCCCCAGCGTGCGCCTCTTCGCCCTGGCCGAGCTGGAGAATACAGAAGCCACGGGTGCCAAGATCACTGAGTCACGAGGCTGCCAGGCACTGGCAGCTGGGCGCATCCTGCAGGCCCGCACCCCTGTGCTTTGTGTAGCTGTCAAGCGCCAGGTGCTCTGCTACCAGCTGGGGCCGGGCCCAGGGCCCTGGCAGCACCGAATCCGGGAACTGCAGGCACCTGCACCTGTGCAGAGCCTGGGGCTGCTGGGCGACCGGCTGTGTGTGGGCGCGGCTGGGGCCTTCACCCTCTACCCGCTGCTCAACGAGGCTGCACCCTTAGCGCTGGGGGCCGGGCTGGTGCCTGAGGAGCTACCACCGTCTCGCGGGGGCCTGGGCGAAGCGCTAGGTGCTGTGGAGCTCAGCCTCAGTGAGTTGCTGCTGCTCTTCACCACTGCCGGGGTCTACGTGGATAGTGCTGGCCGCAAGTCTCGAGGCCACGAACTGCTGTGGCCAGCAGCCCCCACGGGCTGGGGTaaggcctggggagggtggggctgGGCTGGACTCCAGGCACCTACTGTGTACCCCACTTGGCAGAGTGAGATGGGGTTCCAGCCAAGCTCCTGGCCCCGCAACAGAGGCCCTTCACACCCTGACTCCTGGTGCCCCTTGGCTACTTGCATGGGCCCTTCCTCTTCCACACCTCAGTCCATGCTTTACCCCTTCTGGAGCTGCTTTCCTTTTTGTACCTGGCAGAGCTTAACCAAGTCCAGCTCCAGTTTCGGCTCAGCCTGGAGCGGGCAGGCACTCCATACACAAGGACCGTGGTTGTTGTCATCGTCCTTACTGCTTTCATTCTCCCTGCCTCACCCTCCCCCATCTTTGGGACATGCCTCGTCTTTGTTCCCTCACCCCTTTGTTCAGGCCTCTGTCCTGGTCTTTATCACCTTCTACTGTAATGATGGGCTTGGTGCACTGGGTGGGGACTGCTGAATGGGCTGGGCTGCTTCCTTCATCCACGTTCAGCACTGGCCCAGGCAAGCACACCCAGGGGCTCTGAATATTTGGGGAgtgaatgatgaatgaatgaatgaacgattTGGGCAATGGGGGAGTCCGGCATTCACCAGTAATTGGTGTGATGGGGTAAGGcctggaagaaaggaaggatggCGTTCCCATCACAAGCTATGGCTCTTCCCAGGGTGGGGCCTGTGAGTTGGGTGTAACAGACATTCAGCACATGGGCCTGGGTGGCAGACTGACGGGTCCAAACCCCAGCTCTGGTTCACCTGCTGGGTGACTGGCCATCACTGAGCTCCGAAGTTcccgtttcctcatctgtgagttAGAAGTGATAACAGTACCTACTCAGAGCTGTTTGAGAATTAAGGGAGGGAAAACGGCAAGTGTTGAGAACTGTGCCCTATGTGCAATGGGCTTGTTATTTGTGCTGTATTGTGGAGTTTGGGTGTGGTCACCAGGATTGTTCTCAGACAAAGACAGGGGAAGTTACTGTGCTGTTGCTGCGCACAGGGTGTTCCCCTGATGCAGAGAAGAAAACATGCTCAGAGAGGTGCTCGCCTCGCCAGAGGCTGCACAGCACAGGCAGTTTCCCACCCTGCAGGTTACGCAGCCCCCTACCTGACAGTGTTCAGTGAGAACTCCATCGATGTGTTTGACGTGAGGAGAGCAGAATGGGTGCAGACCATGCCACTCAAGAAGGTCAGGGCCTCCCCAGACCCTGGGCTGGACTGGGGGTCGGGTTGCAATGTGGCAGCATGACCCGACCTCTGCCTGCTGCCTCAGGTGCGACCCCTGAACCCAGAGGGCTCCCTGTTCCTCTATGGCACCGAGAAGGTTCGCCTGACCTACCTCAGGAACCGGCTGGCAGGTGAGGGAATGTGCGCGTGTGTACGTGCGTGCACCTCTATGTGCAAGTGTTCCTCCTGTGTGCCTTCACCTGTGCACACGTGTGACCGTGAGAGCCAGCGGACTGGGGACTTGGGAGCACTACCCAGCTCTGTTCTTCCCACAGAGAAGGACGAGTTCGACATCCCCGACCTCACGGACAACAGCCGGCGCCAGCTCTTCCGCACCAAGAGCAAACGCCGCTTCTTCTTCCGTGTATCGGAggagcagcggcagcagcagcgcAGGTGCGCGTGCGTGAGGCGGGGGCTTGGGGGGGCGGAGCCTCCTCCTACTCTGGGGCCGGGGCGGAGCTCAGGGCAGGAGGGCGGGGGGTGCGGCCCCCTTCCCACATTTCTGTTGGCCCTCAGGGAGATGCTGAAGGATCCCTTCGTGCGTTCCAAGCTCATCTCACCGCCAACCAACTTCAACCACCTGGTGCACGTGGGCGCCACCGACGGGAAGCCCACTGCCAGGGGCCTGGCCCGGGTGAGTACTGCGGAGCCAATCACAGGCCTCGCTGGTGAGCTCAAGCCAATCGCAGGCCCCCCTGGTGAGACTGAGCCAATCGCAGGCCTCCCTGGTGAGACTGAGCCAATCGCAGGCCTCTGGTGAGCTTGAGCCGATCGCAAGCCTCCCTGGTGAGCTCGCGCCAATGGTAGACCTGTGATTACCTGGGCTCCTGGCCTGTGACTCATTGCT from the Loxodonta africana isolate mLoxAfr1 chromosome 7, mLoxAfr1.hap2, whole genome shotgun sequence genome contains:
- the CDC42BPG gene encoding serine/threonine-protein kinase MRCK gamma isoform X7; this translates as MERRLRALEWLARGEAGGGPWLDGLLDLLLALHHELSSAPLRRERYVAQFLSWASPFVSKVKELRLQRDDFEILKVIGRGAFGEVAVVRQRDSGQIFAMKMLHKWEMLKRAETACFREERDVLVKGDSRWVTALHYAFQDEEYLYLVMDYYAGGDLLTLLSRFEDRLPSELAQFYLAEMVLAIHSLHQLGYVHRDVKPDNVLLDMNGHIRLADFGSCLRLNNSGMVDSSVAVGTPDYISPEILQAMEEGKGHYGPQCDWWSLGVCAYELLFGETPFYAESLVETYGKIMNHEDHLQFPPDVPDVPASAQDLIRQLLCRQEERLGRGGLDDFRNHPFFEGVDWERLATSTAPYIPELRGPVDTSNFDVDDDTLNHPGTLPPPSHGAFSGHHLPFVGFTYTSTSPGPEGGSEQLAALERKIMCLEEEKAELSRKLYEVRLSPSDRQDLEQLRKEVQTLRERLSETLKERDGKAPLSQMDRPPADSPGQASDLRQERDQLRQELAEAQRGLRALEQELCRAQQQQEELFQRLQEAQEREVATASQTQALSSQLEEAWDARRELEAQVASLSQEVTQLQRQWERSLEKESTSVKTVHTASETNGTGPPGGGLQEAQLQKEVAALRVQLDQARSQGPSGKEEVLCRLQEENQRLSREQERLAEELEQEQQSKQRLEGERRETESNWEAQIADILSWVNDEKVSRGYLQALATKMAEELESLRNVGTQTLPARPLDHQWKARRLQKMEASARLELQSALEAEIRAKQGLQERLTQVQEAQLRAESRLQEAEKQNQGLQQELAALQEELQARGPGDTKPLNTLLPFLSFWSSEKDSAKDSGVSGEASRSGLEPELRPEGRRSLRMGAVFSRVPAATTAPADSPPAKPGSHVLRPRTFPSPTKCLHCTSLMLGLGRQGLGCDACSYFCHSMCAPQAPLCPVPPDLLRTALGVHPETGTGTAYEGFLSVPRPSGVRRGWQRVFAAVSDSRLLLFDAPDPRLSPASGAFLQALDLRDPQFSATPVLASDVIHAQSRDLPRIFRVTASQLAVPPTTCTVLLLAESEGERERWLQVLGELQRLLQDVRPQPRPVYTLKEAYDNGLPLLPHTLCAAIIGYAAPYLTVFSENSIDVFDVRRAEWVQTMPLKKVRPLNPEGSLFLYGTEKVRLTYLRNRLAGEGMCACVRACTSMCKCSSCVPSPVHTCDRESQRTGDLGALPSSVLPTEKDEFDIPDLTDNSRRQLFRTKSKRRFFFRVSEEQRQQQRREMLKDPFVRSKLISPPTNFNHLVHVGATDGKPTARGLARVPEEKGRGARSSGPQRPHSFSEASRRPASMDSDTLAGDVDPMKRKPRTSLSSESVSCPQGSLSPAASLTQLCVTHQRAPAGAWQQAGSSVPAVWP